The Thioalkalivibrio thiocyanodenitrificans ARhD 1 nucleotide sequence GGGTCACGCCGCCGGGTTTTCGCTTCGATCTGGCCATCGAAGCGGACCTGATCGAGGAGGTGGCCCGGGTGCACGGCTATGATCGGTTGCCCGCCACGGTGCCCCCGTTGAGTCCGGAACTCGGGCGCATGGATGAGGCCCGGGTGCCGATGGCACGCATGCGCCACCTGATGGCGGATCTGGGGTACCAGGAGGCTGTGACCTACAGCTTCGTGGATCCCGAATGGGAACGGCTGTTCGCCCCGGATCACCGCCCGCTGGCACTGGCCAACCCCATCTCATCGGAACTGGCGGTGATGCGTTCCAGCCTCTGGCCGGGGCTGGTCAGGGCGCTCCGGCACAATCTCAATCGCCAGCAGGAGCGGGTGAGATTATTTGAAACGGGTCTGAGGTTCGTATCTCAAGGCAATGAATTAAAACAGGAATCTATGATCGCGGCAGTCGCCTGCGGACCGCTTCGGCCGCTGCAATGGGGGGAGCGGGCACGGGATCTGGATTTCTTTGATCTCAAGGGGGACCTGGAGAATCTGCTGGGCTTTGCGGACGGGGAGGTGCATTTCCAGGCGTCCGTTCATCATCCGGCATTGCATCCCGGTCAGTCGGCTGCCGTATCCCTGAACGGTGTACCCTGCGGCTGGATCGGTGCGCTCCACCCCGAACTGCTCGATCGCCTGGACCTGGATCGGGCGGTGTTTGTCATGGAGGTGAACCTGGAGGTGATTACCCGGGGTTCGGTGACAAAATTCTTTGAACAGTCCCGATTCCCGGCAATCAGGCGTGATCTTGCCATTGTGGTCGATGCGGACTGCCCGGCTGAGCGGGTGCTGTCCAGCATCCGGAAACTGGGGATTCCGTCCCTGCGGGAACTGGTTGTATTTGACGTATATACGGGCCAAGGCGTACCCGTTGGTCGAAAAAGTCTCGCTTTGGGATTGATTTTACAGGAGTTGTCACGCACTCTTACTGATGAGGAAGTGGATGAAGTCATTGAGGGAATCATCAGACAACTCGAACAGGATGTAGGGGCTACTCTAAGGGCGTGAAAGCATGGCGCTGACCAAAGCGGAAATGGCCGAAAAACTCTTCGACGAGTTGGGCCTCAACAAGCGTGAAGCCAAGGAACTGGTGGAGATGTTCTTCGAGGAGGTTCGAAGCGCGCTGGAGAATGGAGATCAGGTGAAGTTGTCCGGTTTCGGCAATTTCACCCTGCGCGACAAGAATCAGCGGCCAGGCCGCAATCCAAAGACCGGAGAGGAAATTCCCATCTCGGCGCGCCGGGTGGTGACTTTCCGCCCGGGACAAAAACTCAAAGCGCGGGTCGAAGCCTATGTTGGAAGCGGGGAATAACAGCGAGCTGCCGGCCATACCCGGCAAGCGCTATTTCACCATCGGCGAGGTCAGCGAGCTGTGTGGCGTGAAGCCCCACGTGCTGCGCTACTGGGAACAGGAGTTTCCCTCCCTGAAGCCGGTCAAGCGGCGCGGAAACCGCCGCTACTACCAGCGCCATGACGTGATCCTGATCCGGCAGATCCGAAGTCTGCTCTACGAGCAGGGTTACACCATCGGCGGTGCACGGCAGAAGCTGGCGGGTCAGGAGGCCCGCGAAGACACCAGCCAGAGCCAGCAGATCATGCGCCAGATGCGTATGGAACTGGAAGAGATCCTGCAGTTGCTCAAGCGGTAGGAGTGGCGTTTCCGGGGCGTGGGCGCAGCGGCAACCCATCAGCTTCCCGGTATCCGGCGATCCGGTGCGGACGGTTCGGCCCGCGGGTCGCCCGGCAGCTTTCCTTCCGCGACAGGATCGGCTATCCTTCGCAACCCTCGGGGCGTAGCGCAGCCTGGTAGCGCACCTGCATGGGGTGCAGGTGGTCGGAGGTTCAAATCCTCTCGCCCCGACCAGACACTTGAAAGACGGTCGACGATATTCGAGGAAGTATCCCCATGGACGGGGCAGTCCGCCGCCACCACTTTTCTGCCCGATCCCTACGCTCCGGTTTCTCAGGCACGCAATCGTGCGTGCCGCATGTGCCTCCCGCGAAGCCGATACGCCCGAAGATACGTCCAGGGTACCCGCTGGCCCGTGCCCGGCACCCCGGTGTTTGCCGGCCCTGACACAATCCGGGTAGGATCGGCGCTTGCCCGTGCAGTCAGGGGAGTTCAACCGATGGGATTTCTGAGAAGCAGGATTGTGATCTGGGCGATCATGATCGCGGGCGCGCTGGTCATTACGGTTTCACCGATCCTCGGCGTTCTGATACTCGTGGTGGGTGTCGTGGCCTGGGGGTTCGATATATACGACACTTCCGTGTCCGCCCGGGCGGCGCGATCCAGGTCCGATGACGAAGGTTGAGACCGGCCGGAGGCTTCGTCTTTATCCGCCCGCGTCAGGACCGGCGGGCCCACTCGTTCCCATCGGTTAACGCCGCCGCCATACCGCACGCAGAGACCCGTTCCGCCAGATGAACCCTGACGGAGTCGGTCTCGTTGCTTTCCCGCCCCAGGCTGTCGGGAGCGGGTACAATGACCGCCATGCACCGCTCCGGTCCCGCGAGGAGGGCCTCCCATGCCCACGACCGTCCGTACAGCAGGCCTCAGGTCACTGAAGCTGATGGAGTACGCAGCACTTGCGACCATAGCGGTCGCCACGGGAATTGCCATCATCCAGGAGGTCCTGGTGATGGTCGAGCGACTGGAGGTGCGCCTGGCGGACCTGCTGCTGCTGTTTATCTACCTGGAAGTACTTGCCATGGTGGGTGTGTATCTCCGGTCCGGGCAACTGCCGGTGCGCATGCCGATCTATATCGCGATCGTGGCCCTGGCCCGATATCTGATCCTGGACATGAAGGGTATGGATTTCTGGCAGGTGGTGGGTGTGACGCTGGGTGTGCTGTTGCTGGCCATTGCGGTCCTTGTGATCCGCTACGGGCATGTTCGCTTTCCCTATGAAGGCTACTCGGCGGACGAACCGACGGATCGGCGCGGCGGCTGAGCGCCATGCCGGAACGCGCACCTTCGGTGCTGTACCTGGTGGTTCCCGGCCTGCTCGACCGGGTTGCCGGATGGCAGGCGGATTTTGGTGACGTGGGGCATTACCCGGCGCTTGAATGGCTGCTTGCCCGGGCTGATGCGGGACAGGAGCAGGGCGCCGGCGTGGAGGCGGTGCTGTGTGCGTTGTTCGGTGTCCACGGCCCCGTGCCGGCCGGGGCACTGAGGCGCCTGGCCCTGACAGGCCGGCGGGACCCCGGGCGATGGATGTGCATGGATCCGGTGCATCTGGAAGCGGGCATGAAGGACCTGGTGCTGACCGATCCGGGGCAATTGCATCTCCAGACAGAGGAAGCCCGGGCGCTGGTGGGCCGGATCAATGCATATCTTGCGGACGACGCGTTGCAGGTCGAAGCCACCACCGCGGATTGCTGGCATCTGTGTCTGCCTGAATCCATGCCGACACCCGACACGGTCAGCCTGTCCCGGGTATCGGGCCGCCCGATCAATGCCTTTCTGCCCGCTGGCGGGGATGCCCGGTTCTGGCATCGGCGACTCAATGAATTGCAGATGCTCCTGTTCGACGCGCCCGAGAACCGGGCCCGGGAAGCGCGGGGCCTGCCCACGGTGAACAGCGTATGGCCCTGGGGTGCCGGCGGGCTTCCCGGGACGGTGCACGCGCCGTTCTCCCGGATCTACTGCGACGACCCGCTGGTCGCGGGGCTTGCCTGGTGTGCTGACCTGTCGGCCGCGCCCCTGCCGGACACCGCCGAACCGGTATTGGCCGGAAGCGGCACCCGTCTGGTTTGTCTGGATACGTTGTCCGGCGATGTGGCCCGCGATGACCTGGAAGCATGGCAGGCCGGCATGGAAGGTCTCGAGGCCGCCTGGTTTGCGCCCTTGCGCCGGGCCCTGGGTTCGTCCGCCCTGAGGCATCTGAGGGTATACAGCACCTGCGGGCCCGTGTTCGATCTCGTGCCCGGCGCGCGCTGGCGCCTGTGGCGGCGGGTACGGCCGTTGGCGGCGTTTGCGCCATGAAGGCCCCGAGAAGCATCAGGCGGAGAACGCTGCCCGCCGGCGTCGTGCTGCCCGAAGATGTACTGGGCCGCGTACTTGCCCTGCGCGGAGTCGTGGATCCGGCACAGTGCGAGTACGGATTGGCGGGACTGGCGGCCCCGCAGCTGCTCTCC carries:
- the ihfA gene encoding integration host factor subunit alpha encodes the protein MALTKAEMAEKLFDELGLNKREAKELVEMFFEEVRSALENGDQVKLSGFGNFTLRDKNQRPGRNPKTGEEIPISARRVVTFRPGQKLKARVEAYVGSGE
- a CDS encoding phosphate-starvation-inducible protein PsiE, giving the protein MPTTVRTAGLRSLKLMEYAALATIAVATGIAIIQEVLVMVERLEVRLADLLLLFIYLEVLAMVGVYLRSGQLPVRMPIYIAIVALARYLILDMKGMDFWQVVGVTLGVLLLAIAVLVIRYGHVRFPYEGYSADEPTDRRGG
- a CDS encoding MerR family transcriptional regulator, which translates into the protein MLEAGNNSELPAIPGKRYFTIGEVSELCGVKPHVLRYWEQEFPSLKPVKRRGNRRYYQRHDVILIRQIRSLLYEQGYTIGGARQKLAGQEAREDTSQSQQIMRQMRMELEEILQLLKR